In the genome of Xenopus laevis strain J_2021 chromosome 1S, Xenopus_laevis_v10.1, whole genome shotgun sequence, one region contains:
- the cmtm5.S gene encoding CKLF-like MARVEL transmembrane domain-containing protein 5, with protein sequence MSEQEDDKSCGFSLDTEFLRSMKGRILIAELILCFVVFICFAAYSSSYLAAPLLEFIITIVFFIIVSSRYHLRLAALNWPCMDFLRCVSAALVILVVSAVAAARGAGDGAAITAALFGFLLVCVFCYDAFTIYKSEATANTTETRDGE encoded by the exons ATGAGTGAACAGGAAGACGACAAATCGTGTGGTTTTTCTCTGGATACCGAATTTCTCAGATCGATGAAAGGAAGAATTCTTATTGCTGAGCTG ATCCTCTGCTTTGTGGTCTTCATCTGCTTTGCTGCCTACTCCTCATCTTATTTGGCAGCCCCACTGCTTGAGTTCATCATTACAATTGTCTTCTTCATTATTGTCTCCAGCCGATACCACCTTCGCTTGGCAGCTCTCAACTGGCCTTGTATG GATTTCCTACGTTGTGTCTCTGCGGCTTTAGTTATTCTGGTTGTTTCTGCGGTGGCTGCAGCTCGTGGGGCAGGAGACGGTGCAGCAATTACAGCAGCA ctttttggatttttgttagTTTGTGTATTCTGCTATGATGCATTCACCATTTACAAATCAGAGGCCACGGCAAACACGACAGAGACAAGAGACGGCGAGTAG